A single region of the Erythrobacter sp. genome encodes:
- a CDS encoding GNAT family N-acetyltransferase, with amino-acid sequence MFHRSERLLLRPIWPEDWQGVLGGIADEGVVRNLARAPWPYGEAEAREFASRPFDPCEPTFLVTRAADGAVIGCTGFGPLEGSDTSRTGPVELGYWIARPFWGQGFATEAGRAVLAIARVLGVREIHGSHFLDNPASGAVLRKLGFEPTGQVVKRHSCARGHEVEAAEYRLLLNGAAGGETQRAA; translated from the coding sequence GTGTTTCATCGCAGCGAAAGACTGCTCCTGCGGCCGATCTGGCCCGAGGACTGGCAGGGCGTGTTGGGCGGCATCGCGGACGAAGGCGTGGTGCGAAACCTCGCGCGCGCGCCGTGGCCCTATGGCGAGGCGGAGGCGCGCGAATTCGCCAGCCGACCGTTCGATCCCTGTGAGCCCACTTTCCTCGTCACCCGCGCGGCGGACGGCGCGGTGATCGGTTGCACGGGCTTCGGTCCGCTCGAAGGGTCGGACACCTCCCGCACGGGGCCGGTCGAACTCGGCTACTGGATCGCGCGCCCGTTCTGGGGGCAGGGCTTCGCCACCGAAGCGGGCCGCGCGGTGCTCGCCATCGCGCGCGTGCTGGGCGTCCGCGAAATCCACGGCTCGCACTTCCTCGACAACCCGGCCTCGGGCGCGGTCCTGCGCAAGCTCGGCTTCGAGCCGACCGGGCAGGTCGTCAAGCGCCATTCCTGCGCGCGTGGGCACGAGGTCGAGGCGGCGGAATATCGCCTGCTGCTGAACGGGGCGGCGGGCGGCGAGACCCAGCGCGCGGCCTGA
- a CDS encoding TetR/AcrR family transcriptional regulator: MSARKRLTPEESRGSALEAARALLIEAGPQAVTLKAVAARIGRTHANLLHHFGSAAGLQKALAEHLARTVCETIIEAVHASRAGLGHAREVVDLAFDAFDREGAGALASWMLLTGNEDALDPIISTIHDLVDEIAPDEAGDTGDAMQVHRETLSLVLLAMGDALIGAALAKSLGLPRDAARVRAAEQLEASLARYARTE; this comes from the coding sequence ATGAGCGCCCGCAAACGGTTAACTCCGGAAGAGTCGCGCGGTTCCGCGCTCGAGGCGGCGCGCGCGCTGCTGATCGAAGCGGGGCCGCAGGCGGTGACGCTGAAAGCGGTCGCCGCGCGGATCGGGCGGACCCATGCCAACCTGCTGCATCATTTCGGCTCGGCGGCGGGGCTGCAGAAGGCGCTCGCCGAACATCTCGCGCGGACCGTGTGCGAGACGATCATCGAAGCGGTCCATGCCAGCCGGGCCGGGCTCGGCCATGCGCGCGAAGTGGTCGACCTTGCCTTCGATGCCTTCGACCGCGAAGGGGCGGGGGCGCTCGCAAGCTGGATGCTGCTGACCGGGAACGAGGACGCATTGGACCCGATCATCAGCACGATCCACGATCTCGTCGACGAAATCGCGCCGGACGAGGCGGGCGATACGGGCGATGCGATGCAGGTCCACCGCGAGACGCTTAGCCTTGTCCTGCTCGCCATGGGCGATGCGCTGATCGGGGCGGCGCTGGCGAAGTCGCTGGGCCTGCCGCGCGATGCGGCGCGGGTGCGGGCGGCGGAGCAGCTCGAAGCCTCGCTCGCCCGCTACGCCCGGACCGAGTGA
- a CDS encoding Rossmann fold domain-containing protein: MQVVLTVEALPEAPLAASAAVFERHLEEAETMLAGEGVTALAIVLPRAGTDHDDWRLALARDLARGHAPERVNVVGGGDAAARKETLAYLADAPGITGQYIPLA; this comes from the coding sequence GTGCAGGTCGTCCTCACGGTCGAGGCCCTGCCCGAGGCGCCGCTCGCCGCGAGCGCGGCTGTTTTCGAGCGGCATCTCGAAGAGGCCGAGACGATGCTGGCGGGCGAGGGCGTCACCGCGCTCGCCATCGTCCTGCCGCGCGCGGGGACCGACCACGACGACTGGCGGCTGGCGCTCGCGCGCGACCTTGCCCGCGGCCATGCGCCTGAGCGGGTCAACGTGGTCGGCGGCGGGGACGCGGCGGCGCGCAAGGAAACGCTCGCATATTTGGCAGATGCGCCGGGCATCACGGGACAGTATATCCCGCTTGCATGA
- a CDS encoding molybdenum cofactor biosynthesis protein MoaE — MREVRLDAAPFDPGAAVDALATACPDAGGIASFIGKVRAGGGVEALELTHYEPLTLPGMEALAERAFDRFDLMGLAMVHRVGVMHPGEPIVCVAAAARHRRDAIQAVDFCMDHLKSAAWFWKREKRAGEWQWIEPRPEDHADLARW; from the coding sequence GTGCGCGAGGTCCGTCTCGATGCCGCGCCGTTCGACCCCGGCGCGGCGGTGGACGCCCTGGCTACCGCCTGCCCCGATGCGGGCGGGATCGCGAGCTTCATCGGAAAGGTCCGCGCCGGGGGCGGTGTCGAGGCGCTCGAACTGACGCATTACGAACCGCTCACCCTGCCGGGCATGGAAGCGCTCGCCGAGCGCGCCTTCGACCGCTTCGACCTGATGGGCCTCGCCATGGTCCACCGTGTCGGCGTGATGCATCCGGGCGAGCCTATCGTCTGCGTCGCGGCGGCCGCGCGCCATCGCCGCGATGCCATTCAAGCGGTCGATTTCTGCATGGACCACCTCAAGAGTGCGGCGTGGTTCTGGAAGCGCGAGAAGCGCGCCGGCGAATGGCAATGGATCGAACCGCGGCCTGAGGACCATGCCGATCTTGCGCGCTGGTAG
- a CDS encoding dihydroneopterin aldolase: MTDSLTLEVADLEVDVLTGIYSEETGKPQPLRITVQARYEVADRYDPDTPLDASKNYMDLKFAASDGLPKGVHFKLIEAVADHICETLFVQDARVEAVTVKIVKLAIAEAGESIGITLHRERPLGEV, encoded by the coding sequence ATGACCGATTCGCTCACTCTCGAAGTCGCCGATCTCGAAGTCGATGTCCTGACCGGCATCTATTCGGAAGAAACCGGCAAGCCGCAGCCGCTGCGCATCACGGTGCAGGCGCGCTACGAGGTCGCCGACCGCTACGATCCCGACACGCCATTGGATGCCAGCAAGAACTACATGGACCTGAAGTTCGCCGCTTCCGATGGCCTGCCAAAAGGCGTCCATTTCAAGCTGATCGAGGCGGTTGCGGACCATATCTGCGAGACGCTGTTCGTGCAGGATGCGCGCGTCGAGGCGGTGACGGTCAAGATCGTCAAGCTCGCCATTGCCGAGGCCGGGGAGAGCATCGGCATCACGCTCCACCGCGAACGTCCGCTGGGCGAGGTCTAG
- a CDS encoding class I SAM-dependent methyltransferase — MARLAPDPLVMECHGWDAYRLIDSGAGRKLEAFGPHAFIRPEPQALWQPRLVGETGADWQAAGEFVPGSDEDGGGRWDFAQGVPEKGWELAWNEVRFTARPTPFRHLQFFPDMAVVWDWMRGCLAGMDEAETLNLFGYTGLGTLALSRHGRVTHVDASKKSVAQARDNAALSGMEDRPIRWLVDDAAKFTAREVRRQRRYDGIILDPPKFGRGPKNETWRLEEGLPGLVHDCAKLLDADSRFLFLTVYAVRMSSLALAGLMEEALAHLPGTIEHGDLAVLEEPAGDAPRRRLPTAIFARWSNPG, encoded by the coding sequence ATGGCGCGTCTCGCGCCCGACCCTCTCGTGATGGAATGCCATGGCTGGGATGCCTACCGCCTGATCGACAGCGGGGCGGGGCGCAAGCTCGAAGCCTTCGGCCCCCACGCCTTCATTCGCCCCGAGCCGCAGGCGCTGTGGCAACCGCGCCTTGTCGGTGAAACCGGGGCCGACTGGCAGGCGGCGGGCGAATTCGTGCCCGGCTCGGACGAGGACGGCGGCGGGCGCTGGGATTTCGCGCAGGGCGTGCCGGAAAAGGGCTGGGAACTCGCATGGAACGAGGTCCGCTTCACCGCTCGCCCGACGCCGTTCCGTCACCTGCAATTCTTCCCCGACATGGCGGTGGTGTGGGACTGGATGCGCGGATGCCTTGCAGGGATGGACGAGGCCGAAACGCTCAACCTGTTCGGCTATACCGGCCTCGGCACGCTCGCCCTGTCGCGCCACGGGCGCGTCACGCACGTGGACGCCTCGAAGAAATCGGTCGCGCAGGCGCGCGACAACGCCGCCCTGTCGGGCATGGAGGACCGCCCCATCCGCTGGCTGGTCGACGACGCGGCGAAATTCACCGCGCGCGAGGTGCGGCGGCAGCGGCGCTATGACGGCATCATCCTCGACCCGCCGAAATTCGGGCGCGGGCCGAAGAACGAGACGTGGCGGCTTGAGGAAGGGCTGCCGGGCCTCGTCCACGACTGCGCCAAGCTGCTCGATGCGGACAGCCGCTTTCTCTTCCTCACCGTCTATGCCGTGCGCATGAGCAGCCTCGCATTGGCCGGGCTGATGGAAGAAGCGCTCGCGCACCTGCCCGGAACCATCGAGCACGGCGACCTTGCGGTGCTGGAGGAACCGGCGGGAGACGCACCCCGGCGCCGCCTGCCGACCGCGATCTTCGCGCGGTGGAGCAATCCGGGCTAA
- the rpmA gene encoding 50S ribosomal protein L27, giving the protein MAHKKAGGSSRNGRDSEGRRLGVKKFGGQDVIGGNIIVRQRGTKFYPGSNVGMGKDHTLFALEAGVVRFHKGKLGRKYVSVDAMAEAAE; this is encoded by the coding sequence ATGGCACACAAGAAAGCAGGCGGCTCGTCGCGCAACGGGCGCGATTCGGAAGGCCGGCGCCTTGGCGTCAAGAAGTTCGGCGGTCAGGACGTGATCGGCGGCAACATCATCGTGCGCCAGCGCGGCACCAAGTTCTATCCCGGCTCGAACGTCGGCATGGGTAAGGATCACACCCTCTTCGCGCTCGAAGCAGGCGTGGTGCGATTCCACAAGGGCAAGCTCGGCCGCAAATACGTGTCGGTCGACGCGATGGCCGAAGCGGCCGAATAA
- the pyrC gene encoding dihydroorotase, translating to MTDTLTIRRPDDWHLHFRDGEVMRAVVPYTARQFARAIVMPNLTPPITTTEMAAAYRDRIRAAVPEGIAFEPLMTCYLTDTTDADDLARGAGEGVFTAAKLYPANATTNSASGVTDVRRIYPVLERMEAEDIVLCIHGEVTDHDIDVFDREAEFIERHLKDIVANFPKLRVVFEHITTADAVAFVTGCGPNVAATITPQHLHINRNAMLVGGIQPHNYCLPVAKRETHRIALRAAATSGSPKFFLGTDSAPHFRHDKESACGCAGIFGAPHALESYLAVFDEEDALGRFEGFASLHGPAFYKLPVNEETVTLERAETRVAEELALAGAEIVPFHGGQTLGWRVAS from the coding sequence ATGACCGACACGCTGACCATCCGCCGCCCGGACGACTGGCACCTCCATTTCCGCGACGGCGAGGTGATGCGCGCCGTCGTTCCCTACACCGCGCGACAGTTCGCCCGCGCGATCGTGATGCCGAACCTCACTCCGCCGATCACGACCACCGAGATGGCCGCCGCCTATCGCGACCGCATCCGCGCCGCCGTGCCGGAAGGGATCGCGTTCGAGCCGCTGATGACCTGCTATCTCACCGACACGACCGATGCCGACGACCTTGCGCGCGGCGCGGGCGAGGGCGTGTTCACCGCGGCCAAGCTCTATCCGGCCAATGCCACCACGAACTCCGCCTCCGGGGTGACCGACGTGCGGCGCATCTACCCCGTGCTCGAGAGGATGGAGGCGGAGGACATCGTGCTGTGCATCCACGGCGAGGTGACCGATCACGACATCGACGTGTTCGACCGCGAGGCCGAATTCATCGAGCGGCATCTCAAGGACATCGTCGCGAATTTTCCGAAGCTTCGCGTCGTGTTCGAGCACATCACCACCGCCGACGCGGTCGCTTTCGTCACCGGCTGCGGGCCGAATGTCGCCGCGACCATCACCCCGCAGCATCTTCACATCAACCGGAACGCCATGCTGGTGGGCGGCATCCAGCCGCACAATTACTGCCTGCCCGTGGCCAAGCGCGAGACGCACCGCATCGCCCTGCGCGCGGCGGCGACTTCGGGCAGCCCGAAATTCTTCCTCGGCACCGACAGCGCCCCGCATTTCCGCCACGACAAGGAAAGCGCTTGCGGCTGCGCGGGTATCTTCGGCGCGCCGCACGCGCTCGAAAGCTATCTCGCGGTGTTCGACGAGGAGGATGCGCTGGGCAGGTTCGAGGGCTTCGCCTCGCTCCACGGCCCTGCCTTCTACAAGCTGCCGGTGAACGAGGAGACGGTGACGCTCGAACGCGCCGAAACGCGCGTGGCGGAGGAACTGGCGCTGGCCGGGGCCGAAATCGTGCCCTTCCACGGCGGGCAGACGCTCGGCTGGCGGGTCGCCTCCTAG
- the moaA gene encoding GTP 3',8-cyclase MoaA — translation MSEEAPATTIDSLTRRRDVIAVNDEPRPLVDAFRRAITYLRLSVTDRCDLRCTYCMPERMTFLPKREVLGLEELYELACGFIERGVTKIRITGGEPLVRRDIMHLFEMLGRRLGHGLEELTLTTNGTQLAPHAEALAKAGVRRVNVSLDTLDRTRFEALTRRDALPQVLEGIAAAREAGLKVKLNAVALKGVNEDELPDLIEWAHGQGHDVTLIEVMPLGDVEEERLDQYLPLSDVRARLEERWTLTDSDHATGGPARYVDIAETGGRLGLITPHTGNFCAGCNRLRVTATGQLYPCLGGAERVDLRAALRSERPEEELAAALERAMAIKPEKHHFRMDERGAKPHLPRHMSMTGG, via the coding sequence ATGAGCGAGGAAGCACCCGCCACCACCATCGACAGCCTCACCCGGCGGCGCGACGTGATCGCGGTCAACGACGAGCCGCGCCCGCTGGTCGACGCCTTCCGCCGCGCGATCACCTACCTGCGCCTGTCGGTCACCGACCGCTGCGACCTTCGCTGCACCTATTGTATGCCCGAGCGCATGACCTTCCTGCCCAAGCGCGAGGTGCTGGGGCTGGAGGAGCTTTACGAACTCGCCTGCGGCTTCATCGAGCGCGGGGTGACGAAAATCCGCATCACCGGGGGCGAACCGCTGGTGCGGCGCGACATCATGCACCTGTTCGAAATGCTCGGACGGCGGCTCGGCCACGGGCTCGAGGAGCTGACGCTCACGACCAACGGCACCCAGCTCGCTCCCCATGCCGAGGCGCTGGCGAAGGCCGGGGTGCGGCGGGTGAACGTTTCGCTCGACACGCTCGACCGCACGCGGTTCGAGGCGCTGACCCGGCGCGATGCCCTGCCGCAGGTGCTCGAGGGGATCGCGGCGGCGCGCGAAGCGGGGCTCAAGGTCAAGCTCAACGCTGTGGCGCTCAAGGGCGTCAACGAGGACGAACTGCCCGACCTCATCGAATGGGCGCATGGACAGGGCCATGACGTCACGCTGATCGAGGTCATGCCGCTGGGCGATGTCGAGGAGGAGCGGCTCGACCAGTATCTCCCCCTGTCGGACGTGCGCGCGCGGCTGGAGGAGCGCTGGACGCTGACGGACAGCGATCACGCCACCGGCGGCCCCGCGCGCTATGTCGATATCGCCGAAACCGGAGGGCGACTGGGCCTCATCACGCCGCACACGGGCAATTTCTGCGCCGGGTGCAACCGGCTGCGCGTCACCGCGACGGGCCAGCTCTACCCCTGCCTCGGCGGGGCGGAGCGGGTCGACCTGCGCGCCGCGCTGCGCTCCGAAAGGCCCGAGGAGGAGCTTGCCGCAGCGCTCGAACGCGCGATGGCGATCAAGCCCGAAAAGCACCATTTCCGCATGGACGAGCGCGGCGCGAAGCCGCACCTGCCGCGCCATATGTCGATGACGGGCGGATGA
- a CDS encoding folate-binding protein — MTATRLESRAVVRVSPRDESEDVPAFLQGLLTNDVSAERLAQGPVYAALLTAQGKAMFDFLVWADGREVLIDCEEAVADELAKRLGLYRLRRAIDIARDDTLAVHWSAEPREGAAADPRLADLGWRWLAPANAGEDSADEAWLAHRLSLGVPEGREEIGDILWLETNAVELHGVSFDKGCYVGQENTARMNWRQKVNRRLVVVDLAASQEKRRKAAYPALGKAVDHLRVDDLDPAALPDWQAAGVAA; from the coding sequence ATGACCGCAACCCGCCTTGAAAGCCGCGCCGTCGTCCGCGTGTCGCCGCGCGACGAGAGCGAAGACGTCCCCGCCTTCCTGCAGGGCCTCCTCACCAACGACGTGAGCGCGGAAAGGCTCGCGCAAGGCCCGGTCTATGCCGCGCTGCTGACCGCGCAGGGCAAGGCGATGTTCGATTTCCTCGTCTGGGCGGATGGGCGGGAGGTGCTGATCGACTGCGAGGAAGCGGTCGCGGACGAACTGGCGAAGCGCCTCGGCCTCTACCGCCTGCGCCGCGCGATCGACATTGCCCGCGACGACACGCTCGCCGTGCACTGGAGCGCGGAGCCGCGCGAAGGCGCCGCCGCCGACCCGCGCCTCGCTGACCTTGGCTGGCGCTGGCTCGCTCCCGCCAATGCGGGCGAGGACAGCGCCGACGAGGCGTGGCTCGCCCACCGCCTGTCGCTCGGCGTGCCCGAGGGTCGCGAGGAAATAGGCGACATCCTGTGGCTCGAAACCAATGCGGTCGAGCTTCACGGGGTGAGCTTCGACAAGGGCTGCTATGTCGGGCAGGAGAACACCGCGCGGATGAACTGGCGGCAGAAGGTCAATCGGCGGCTGGTCGTGGTGGACCTTGCCGCTTCGCAGGAAAAGCGGCGCAAGGCGGCCTATCCCGCGCTCGGCAAGGCGGTCGATCACCTGCGGGTGGACGATCTCGACCCGGCGGCGCTGCCCGACTGGCAGGCGGCAGGAGTGGCCGCCTAG
- a CDS encoding metal-dependent hydrolase, with translation MNKHTTIAPESAAETGVTPDDHELTIRNERFDRTALVPRHWHSGDPVATAWYNSVSASLPRGEAFFIDTLREFRDQVPPKLAGEIKAFCAQEINHTREHVAFNRLVSDHGYNVESIDQGIQVMLALTEGRPIEFNLAITIALEHFAAIISRHLLAYPEYLEGADPVAAEIWRWHATEEVEHKGLTYDVWLHATKDWSDWKRWRVKTLLAILITRKYFKNRVRDALGLLEQDGIPRWKGRLKLAWFLWGKPGMMRRMFVEWAAILKPGFHPWQHDDRALIAKWQSPYADAVMPAE, from the coding sequence ATGAACAAGCATACGACCATCGCGCCGGAGAGCGCCGCGGAAACGGGCGTGACGCCCGACGACCACGAACTCACGATCCGCAACGAACGTTTCGACCGCACCGCGCTGGTCCCGCGCCACTGGCATTCGGGCGATCCGGTCGCGACCGCGTGGTACAATTCCGTTTCCGCCAGCCTGCCGCGCGGAGAGGCTTTCTTCATCGACACCCTGCGCGAGTTCCGGGATCAGGTCCCGCCGAAACTCGCGGGCGAGATCAAGGCGTTCTGCGCGCAGGAGATCAACCACACCCGCGAACACGTCGCTTTCAACCGGCTCGTGTCGGACCACGGCTATAACGTCGAATCGATCGACCAGGGCATCCAGGTCATGCTCGCGCTGACCGAGGGCCGCCCGATCGAGTTCAACCTCGCGATCACCATCGCGCTCGAACATTTCGCCGCGATCATCTCGCGCCACCTGCTCGCCTATCCCGAATATCTCGAAGGGGCGGACCCGGTCGCCGCGGAAATCTGGCGCTGGCACGCGACCGAGGAGGTCGAGCACAAGGGGCTGACCTACGACGTCTGGCTCCACGCGACGAAGGACTGGTCGGACTGGAAACGCTGGCGGGTGAAGACGCTGCTCGCGATCCTCATCACGCGCAAATATTTCAAGAACCGCGTGCGCGATGCGCTCGGCCTGTTGGAGCAGGACGGCATCCCGCGCTGGAAGGGGCGGCTGAAGCTCGCGTGGTTCCTGTGGGGGAAGCCCGGCATGATGCGGCGGATGTTTGTCGAATGGGCCGCGATCCTCAAACCCGGCTTTCACCCGTGGCAGCACGACGACCGCGCGCTCATCGCCAAGTGGCAGAGCCCCTATGCCGACGCGGTGATGCCCGCCGAATAG
- a CDS encoding Crp/Fnr family transcriptional regulator, translating into MNLQCATCPVKETAACAVLTPEERDAMAAAGRTRTLKRGEMLFAAGDEDAACATLVSGALKVSAIDAEGNEQILALVHPSGFIGELFAPFAHHDVVALTESKLCTFARGDFERAIDDHPALARALLRRSQEDLLATRALLELTGHASAEARLAALLHDFAAAASQSSCHLAAEFDLPLTRGEIANMLGLTIETVSRKLGELEDTGAIRRKGKRGIEVLDPALLHEISGR; encoded by the coding sequence ATGAACCTGCAATGCGCGACCTGTCCGGTGAAGGAAACCGCGGCCTGCGCCGTGCTCACCCCGGAAGAGCGCGACGCCATGGCCGCCGCCGGGCGGACCCGCACGCTGAAGCGCGGCGAAATGCTGTTCGCCGCGGGGGACGAGGACGCGGCCTGCGCAACGCTGGTGTCGGGCGCGCTCAAGGTCTCGGCGATCGATGCCGAGGGTAACGAGCAGATCCTCGCGCTGGTCCACCCCTCGGGCTTCATCGGGGAATTGTTCGCCCCCTTTGCCCATCACGACGTGGTGGCGCTCACCGAAAGCAAGCTGTGCACCTTCGCGCGCGGCGATTTCGAGCGCGCGATCGACGATCACCCCGCGCTCGCCCGCGCGCTGCTGCGCCGCAGCCAGGAAGACCTGCTGGCGACCCGCGCCCTGCTCGAGCTCACCGGTCATGCCAGCGCCGAGGCGCGGCTCGCCGCGCTGCTGCACGATTTCGCCGCCGCCGCGAGCCAGTCCTCGTGCCACCTCGCCGCCGAATTCGACCTGCCGCTGACGCGCGGGGAAATCGCCAATATGCTCGGCCTGACGATCGAGACGGTCAGCCGCAAGCTCGGCGAACTGGAGGACACGGGCGCGATCCGGCGCAAGGGCAAGCGCGGGATCGAGGTGCTCGATCCCGCGCTGCTGCACGAAATTTCGGGGCGCTGA
- the rarD gene encoding EamA family transporter RarD, giving the protein MNASSPDTASSTPSGLPAALGAYTIWGFLPLYLLLVRHIPPFEFVGWRIIWTLPLCLLIVALRRQFPALREAVSNPRTMLALLASATLIGVNWFVYIWAITRNEVYAASLGYYLNPLLNVLLGTLVLGERLSRLQWLAVAVAAVAVAILAAGAITTLWISLALAMSFCLYGLVRKQVAVASLPGLTIESALLLLPAAGIAAWYAQTPAGSAFGTDLGQSLLIVFSGVVTAVPLLLFAIAARRMEYSTLGFIQYLAPTIVFLLGLTVFGQELRPVQLFSFLLIWSAVAIFTADLLAKSRRAKAARSVAAR; this is encoded by the coding sequence CAGCAGCACACCGTCCGGCCTTCCCGCCGCGCTCGGCGCCTATACGATCTGGGGCTTCCTGCCGCTCTACCTGCTGCTGGTGCGCCACATCCCGCCGTTCGAATTCGTCGGCTGGCGGATCATCTGGACGCTGCCGCTGTGCCTGCTGATCGTCGCGCTGCGCCGCCAGTTTCCCGCGCTGCGCGAGGCGGTGAGCAATCCGCGCACCATGCTCGCCCTGCTGGCGAGCGCGACGCTGATCGGGGTCAACTGGTTCGTCTATATCTGGGCGATCACCCGCAACGAGGTCTATGCCGCGAGCCTCGGCTATTATCTCAACCCGCTGTTGAACGTCCTGCTCGGCACGCTGGTGCTGGGCGAGCGATTGAGCCGCCTGCAATGGCTGGCGGTCGCGGTGGCGGCGGTGGCGGTCGCGATCCTTGCGGCGGGCGCGATCACGACGCTGTGGATCAGCCTTGCGCTCGCCATGAGCTTCTGCCTCTACGGGCTCGTGCGCAAGCAGGTCGCGGTCGCCTCGCTGCCGGGCCTCACGATCGAAAGCGCGCTGCTGCTGCTGCCCGCCGCCGGCATCGCCGCGTGGTATGCGCAGACGCCCGCGGGCTCCGCCTTCGGCACGGATCTCGGCCAGAGCCTGCTGATCGTCTTTTCGGGCGTGGTGACGGCGGTGCCGCTGCTGCTCTTCGCGATCGCGGCGCGGCGGATGGAGTATTCGACGCTCGGCTTCATCCAGTATCTGGCGCCGACCATCGTCTTCCTTCTGGGCCTCACCGTGTTCGGGCAGGAACTGCGCCCGGTGCAGCTGTTCAGCTTCCTCCTTATCTGGAGCGCGGTGGCGATCTTCACCGCCGACCTGCTGGCGAAAAGCCGCCGGGCGAAAGCCGCGCGCAGCGTGGCCGCGCGCTAG
- a CDS encoding MoaD/ThiS family protein, with amino-acid sequence MTRQADDGTVDSGEGSVTLVFLGPLAELAGTGRRLVSAPLDWSGLLSALEPGLAQQVAGERVHVACAGRVLSDKTALAARAGDEVALLPPVSGG; translated from the coding sequence ATGACGCGGCAGGCGGATGACGGGACGGTCGATAGCGGGGAGGGCAGCGTCACGCTCGTCTTTCTCGGCCCGCTGGCGGAACTGGCTGGGACGGGGCGGCGCCTCGTTTCCGCTCCGCTCGACTGGTCGGGCCTGCTGTCCGCGCTCGAACCCGGCCTTGCGCAGCAGGTCGCGGGCGAGCGCGTCCATGTCGCCTGCGCGGGCCGCGTGCTGTCGGACAAGACCGCGCTTGCGGCCCGCGCCGGGGACGAGGTCGCGCTGCTCCCGCCGGTTTCGGGCGGCTGA